One part of the Anaerofustis stercorihominis DSM 17244 genome encodes these proteins:
- a CDS encoding calcium-translocating P-type ATPase, PMCA-type, which produces MSNNNENKVFYHSLGVEDMLKSLNTTTEGLSDKEALDRLNKYGANELKKAPKKSIFEMLKEQLSDVMVLILIAAALLSVILNEWTEAIVIMVIVIIDAVIGIVQEKKAVDAMEALKSMSAPTARALREGEESIVKARELVIGDVVILEDGCIVPADMRLIESANLKIEEASLTGESVPSEKDWEDVFERDIPLGDRTNMAYTSSIVTYGNGIGVVTATGMDTEVGSIAGMLEKEDDFDTPLKRKLNSVGKILSVVGIVVCVLMFILGYMYQKPLIPLLMTAISLAISIIPEGLPATATIVMALGVQRMAKKNALVRKLPAVETLGSATVICSDKTGTLTKNQMTVTHIAMNGDFEKGEATEVKAAGEKYEHIYKDLISAAALCNNASLDLDNEGEILGDPTEGALIYLAKDFGIDHEDYEDEHEREFEQPFDSDRKRMSTVHIMDGEITSFTKGAVDEMLPLCTKILTEQGVRDITEEDKANIINLCRKMSEDALRVLGFAKRILDEIPEEDDEDIEFDMIFLGAVGMIDPPREEVIDAVETCHKAGIRTIMITGDHKITAMAIAKKLHIYKDGNTVISGDELDNMNDDELDKLVGTAAVFARVSPKDKLRIIKSLKRVGEVAAMTGDGVNDSPALKAADIGVAMGKSGTDVAKDSADMILMDDNFTTIEYAIKEGRRVYRNIQKVIQFLLAGNIAEILTLFIATVLNWDAPILAVHVLLINLATDTLPALALGVDPAGRNIMKHKPIKSNSLFEKGLVVRVLLHGLYIMIATISAYQIGIHIDSHEVGMTMAFLVLAISQLFHALNQRSNTQSAFTTKNGHNKYLFLAMVASGMILALTICIPQLREFFSLTTLRFEEWKIVGVFSLLPLLLVEITKLLKRTFHFEI; this is translated from the coding sequence ATGAGTAATAATAATGAAAATAAGGTTTTTTATCACTCCCTTGGTGTAGAAGATATGCTGAAAAGTTTGAATACTACAACTGAAGGGTTAAGCGATAAAGAAGCCTTGGATAGATTAAATAAATATGGTGCAAATGAACTGAAGAAAGCACCTAAAAAATCTATTTTTGAAATGCTTAAGGAACAATTATCAGATGTAATGGTCCTTATATTGATAGCGGCTGCGCTGCTGTCCGTTATTTTGAACGAATGGACGGAAGCCATCGTGATAATGGTGATTGTAATAATTGACGCTGTAATAGGTATAGTTCAGGAGAAAAAAGCCGTAGATGCAATGGAGGCATTGAAAAGTATGTCCGCACCTACCGCAAGGGCGCTTAGAGAAGGTGAAGAAAGCATCGTTAAGGCAAGGGAACTTGTTATAGGCGATGTGGTGATATTGGAAGACGGCTGTATAGTCCCCGCAGATATGAGGCTTATTGAATCCGCAAACCTAAAGATAGAAGAAGCCTCTCTTACAGGAGAGTCCGTTCCCTCCGAAAAAGATTGGGAGGACGTGTTTGAAAGAGATATACCTCTCGGGGACAGGACGAATATGGCGTATACTTCTTCCATAGTAACTTACGGAAACGGTATAGGGGTGGTGACCGCTACGGGTATGGATACAGAAGTCGGCAGTATTGCGGGAATGCTGGAAAAAGAAGATGACTTTGATACACCTCTAAAGAGGAAGCTGAATTCTGTAGGCAAAATACTCAGCGTAGTAGGTATAGTAGTTTGTGTACTTATGTTTATTTTAGGATATATGTATCAAAAGCCATTGATACCTCTTCTTATGACTGCCATTTCTCTTGCCATTTCAATCATTCCCGAAGGACTTCCCGCTACCGCAACGATAGTAATGGCTCTCGGTGTACAAAGAATGGCAAAGAAAAATGCACTTGTCAGAAAGCTTCCCGCAGTGGAGACGCTCGGGAGTGCGACTGTAATATGCTCCGATAAAACAGGCACGCTTACAAAAAATCAAATGACCGTAACTCATATAGCCATGAACGGAGATTTTGAAAAGGGAGAAGCTACAGAAGTAAAAGCTGCGGGAGAAAAGTATGAGCACATATATAAAGATTTGATTTCAGCCGCCGCACTTTGTAACAATGCAAGCCTTGACCTGGATAATGAGGGAGAGATTTTGGGAGATCCAACGGAAGGAGCCCTCATATATCTTGCAAAAGATTTTGGTATAGACCACGAAGACTATGAAGATGAACATGAAAGAGAATTTGAACAGCCCTTTGATTCAGATAGAAAGAGAATGAGTACCGTTCATATAATGGACGGAGAAATAACATCTTTCACAAAGGGTGCTGTAGACGAAATGTTACCTCTTTGTACGAAGATATTAACAGAACAAGGCGTAAGAGACATAACCGAAGAAGACAAAGCTAATATAATTAATCTTTGCCGTAAGATGTCTGAAGACGCTCTAAGAGTCCTTGGTTTTGCCAAGAGGATTTTAGATGAGATCCCCGAAGAAGATGATGAAGATATCGAATTTGATATGATATTTCTCGGTGCAGTGGGAATGATAGACCCTCCGAGGGAAGAAGTCATAGACGCGGTAGAGACTTGTCATAAAGCGGGCATAAGGACTATAATGATAACCGGAGACCATAAGATAACCGCTATGGCAATAGCTAAAAAGCTTCATATATATAAAGACGGGAACACCGTTATATCAGGTGATGAGCTCGATAATATGAATGATGACGAACTTGATAAACTTGTAGGTACAGCGGCTGTTTTTGCAAGAGTTTCTCCAAAAGATAAGCTTAGGATAATAAAATCTCTAAAAAGAGTAGGGGAAGTGGCTGCAATGACGGGGGACGGCGTAAACGACTCTCCTGCTTTAAAAGCTGCCGATATAGGTGTTGCAATGGGTAAAAGCGGTACCGACGTAGCTAAGGACAGTGCCGATATGATTTTGATGGACGATAATTTTACTACCATTGAATATGCAATAAAAGAGGGAAGAAGAGTATATAGGAACATACAAAAGGTTATTCAATTCCTTCTTGCGGGTAATATCGCAGAAATACTTACTCTGTTTATAGCGACTGTCTTAAATTGGGACGCACCCATACTTGCCGTTCATGTGCTTTTGATAAACCTGGCAACGGATACTCTTCCCGCACTTGCTCTGGGTGTGGATCCTGCGGGAAGAAATATAATGAAGCATAAACCTATAAAGTCAAATTCATTATTTGAAAAAGGACTGGTTGTGAGGGTATTGCTTCACGGTTTATATATAATGATTGCTACGATATCCGCTTATCAAATAGGAATACATATCGATTCTCATGAGGTTGGAATGACGATGGCTTTCTTAGTTCTTGCTATATCTCAGTTATTTCATGCACTCAACCAAAGGTCGAACACTCAGTCTGCTTTTACCACAAAGAACGGACACAACAAATACTTGTTTTTGGCAATGGTAGCTTCTGGTATGATACTTGCTCTTACAATATGTATACCACAGCTTAGAGAATTTTTCAGCCTTACTACGCTAAGATTTGAAGAATGGAAGATAGTCGGTGTATTCTCATTGCTGCCACTATTGTTGGTTGAAATAACAAAACTATTAAAAAGGACTTTTCATTTTGAAATATAA
- a CDS encoding HAD family hydrolase — MISTGPCFFDSDKHEKAWEKYIGDLIGRKISDKEFKECVHGRNSSFIIEHFLNKKMDKRTLMKMSDEKERVYRGLCLEDKENFHLVKGLTDFLDYLKEKGIKINIATASNKENIDFYFDNFDLAKWFDYDKVVFDNGTLPGKPAPDIYLKAAKNIGVDPKDAVVFEDAISGIKAAYNGGFDKVIVIADEKDKPYFESLNEVYGVIEDFTEAKRYLD; from the coding sequence TTGATTTCAACGGGACCATGTTTTTTTGATTCCGACAAGCATGAAAAGGCATGGGAAAAGTATATCGGTGATTTGATAGGCAGAAAAATAAGCGATAAGGAATTCAAAGAATGTGTACACGGAAGGAACAGTTCATTTATTATCGAACATTTTTTGAATAAGAAAATGGATAAAAGAACACTAATGAAGATGTCCGATGAAAAGGAAAGAGTTTACAGAGGACTATGTCTTGAAGATAAAGAAAATTTTCACTTGGTTAAAGGACTTACGGATTTTCTTGATTATTTGAAAGAAAAGGGAATTAAGATAAATATTGCTACGGCTTCCAATAAAGAAAATATAGATTTTTACTTTGATAATTTTGATTTGGCTAAGTGGTTCGATTACGATAAAGTCGTTTTCGATAACGGGACTTTACCGGGGAAACCTGCACCGGATATTTATTTGAAAGCGGCGAAAAATATAGGTGTTGATCCAAAAGACGCAGTAGTGTTTGAAGATGCGATTTCTGGGATAAAGGCGGCATATAACGGCGGTTTTGATAAAGTAATAGTGATTGCAGATGAAAAGGATAAACCTTATTTTGAAAGTTTAAATGAAGTTTATGGGGTCATAGAAGATTTTACGGAAGCGAAAAGATATTTGGATTAA
- a CDS encoding iron-containing alcohol dehydrogenase: MQKFDYYTPTKVIFGKGTENKVGKEMKKDGAKKAYIVYGGKSAKKSGLLDKVEKSLKDENIEYKMIGGVKPNPRLSLAREGVKEAKEFGADFILAVGGGSVIDTAKGIAHGVANPDTDIWDFWEGKAKVEKSLPVGVILTISAAGSEMSNSAVLTNEETGMKRGLSTDFNRPKFAIMDPELTYTLPDYQVGCGVVDIMMHTMDRYFTDLTDCQNDLTDEIAESLLRIVIKNGRVACKNKEDYHAMSEIMWAGSLSHNGLTGLGAPMDFATHRLGHSLSAKFDVAHGASLSAMWPHWANYVKHKDIERFARYARNVWGITEGTDEELADKGIEATVEFFKSINMPTCFSELGIGIQDEDGLRELTNRCFYVKGTKVGKLIPLTEEDIYPIYVSANK, encoded by the coding sequence ATGCAAAAATTTGATTATTACACACCTACGAAAGTAATTTTCGGTAAGGGTACGGAAAATAAAGTAGGAAAAGAAATGAAGAAAGACGGAGCAAAAAAAGCATATATCGTTTACGGCGGTAAGAGTGCTAAGAAAAGCGGGCTTTTGGATAAAGTCGAAAAGTCTTTGAAAGATGAAAATATCGAATATAAGATGATTGGCGGTGTAAAGCCTAATCCGAGATTATCTCTTGCAAGAGAAGGAGTTAAGGAAGCAAAAGAATTCGGTGCGGATTTTATCCTTGCGGTTGGCGGAGGCAGCGTTATCGACACTGCAAAAGGTATCGCTCACGGCGTAGCAAATCCCGATACGGATATTTGGGATTTCTGGGAAGGAAAAGCTAAAGTCGAAAAATCTCTTCCCGTAGGAGTTATACTTACTATTTCGGCTGCGGGAAGCGAAATGAGTAATTCTGCAGTACTTACCAACGAAGAAACGGGAATGAAGAGAGGTCTTTCAACGGATTTCAACAGACCTAAATTTGCGATAATGGATCCCGAACTTACTTATACTCTTCCTGATTATCAGGTAGGCTGCGGTGTAGTTGATATCATGATGCACACAATGGACAGATACTTTACGGATTTGACCGATTGTCAGAATGATTTAACAGATGAAATAGCGGAAAGTTTGCTTAGAATAGTCATAAAAAACGGAAGAGTTGCTTGTAAAAATAAAGAAGACTACCATGCAATGAGCGAAATAATGTGGGCAGGTTCTCTTTCTCATAACGGTCTAACCGGTCTTGGTGCACCTATGGACTTTGCAACTCATAGACTGGGTCATTCATTGAGTGCGAAATTCGATGTTGCTCACGGTGCTTCTCTTTCTGCAATGTGGCCTCATTGGGCAAATTATGTAAAACATAAAGACATTGAAAGATTTGCGAGATACGCTAGAAATGTATGGGGGATAACGGAAGGTACAGATGAAGAATTAGCCGACAAAGGTATCGAAGCTACAGTGGAATTCTTTAAATCAATAAATATGCCTACATGTTTCAGCGAGCTTGGAATAGGTATACAGGATGAAGACGGTCTTAGAGAACTTACAAACAGATGTTTCTATGTAAAAGGGACTAAAGTTGGTAAACTTATTCCTTTAACGGAAGAGGATATTTATCCTATTTATGTGAGTGCTAATAAATAA
- a CDS encoding ribbon-helix-helix protein, CopG family, giving the protein MSPRTGRPKNENSMNERITVRLDKETSEILKKYCEKNNIERSEAIRQGIRKLG; this is encoded by the coding sequence ATGTCTCCACGAACTGGAAGACCTAAGAACGAAAATTCCATGAATGAAAGAATCACTGTGAGACTTGATAAAGAAACCAGTGAAATCCTAAAAAAATATTGCGAAAAGAACAATATTGAAAGGTCTGAAGCAATTAGACAGGGAATTAGAAAATTAGGTTAA
- the yaaA gene encoding peroxide stress protein YaaA, producing the protein MKVIISPAKKMKIVYDENKKITEPVFYKKAAVLAKKIRKLDPMEIEHIMKVNPKIAMEAFIYYNDFFDFKHEIPAILSYNGLQYTHIKAEDFCDEEAEFANETLRIVSGLYGILKPYDGICPYRLEMQCKLDINGKNLYKYWSNNIYKELFKDKEEVINLASGEYSKVVSPYLKDKDRFITVDFKCNHKGKIRTLPTEAKTLRGEMSRYIVKNKIKSSKELKDFTYEGYKYSSERSGKDKYIFLKI; encoded by the coding sequence ATGAAAGTAATAATTTCACCTGCAAAAAAGATGAAAATCGTATATGATGAAAATAAAAAAATAACCGAGCCCGTGTTTTATAAAAAAGCAGCGGTCCTTGCGAAGAAGATAAGAAAGCTCGACCCTATGGAGATAGAGCATATCATGAAAGTAAATCCAAAGATAGCCATGGAAGCTTTCATTTATTATAATGATTTCTTCGATTTTAAGCATGAGATACCTGCCATACTTTCATATAACGGGCTGCAGTATACTCATATCAAGGCTGAAGATTTCTGTGATGAGGAAGCCGAGTTTGCAAATGAAACTTTAAGAATAGTAAGCGGTCTTTATGGAATACTAAAACCATATGACGGAATATGTCCTTACAGACTTGAAATGCAGTGTAAACTTGATATTAACGGGAAAAACTTATATAAATACTGGTCTAACAATATATATAAAGAACTTTTTAAAGATAAAGAAGAAGTGATAAACCTTGCCTCGGGAGAGTATTCAAAGGTGGTAAGTCCTTATCTTAAAGATAAAGACAGGTTTATAACCGTAGATTTTAAATGTAATCACAAAGGTAAAATTAGAACTTTGCCCACCGAAGCAAAGACTTTAAGAGGTGAAATGAGCAGGTATATAGTTAAGAATAAGATAAAATCAAGTAAAGAGCTTAAAGATTTTACGTACGAAGGATACAAATATTCTTCCGAAAGGTCCGGTAAGGACAAATATATATTCCTTAAAATATAG
- a CDS encoding LrgB family protein translates to MVFLTNSLYFGILITILGYFIGDYLRKKLNLSILNPILIGIIFVGVIITLCKVEYKTYYEGAKYISFLLTPATICLAIPLYEEFEILKHNLKAVILGITAGVLSSLGSILAFSYMFMLTHEQYITLLPKSITTAIGMSLSSELGGIPSLTVAIIIITGIFGNLIGEYVCKMFKITEPVSVGLAFGTASHAVGTAKALELGEVEGAMSGLSVAVSGIITVVLANVFAVLL, encoded by the coding sequence ATGGTATTTCTGACAAATTCTCTTTATTTCGGAATACTCATAACTATTCTCGGATATTTTATAGGGGATTATTTAAGGAAAAAGCTTAACTTAAGCATATTAAATCCCATACTTATAGGGATCATCTTCGTGGGAGTAATAATAACATTATGTAAAGTTGAATATAAGACATACTATGAAGGGGCAAAGTATATAAGCTTTTTACTGACTCCCGCTACCATATGTCTTGCGATACCGCTCTATGAAGAGTTTGAGATATTAAAACATAATCTAAAAGCGGTAATACTAGGAATAACCGCAGGGGTACTATCCAGTCTGGGAAGCATTCTTGCCTTTTCATATATGTTTATGCTGACACATGAACAGTATATAACGCTTCTTCCCAAATCCATAACCACAGCAATAGGTATGTCATTAAGCAGTGAATTGGGGGGTATACCGTCTTTAACGGTTGCGATAATAATCATTACCGGGATATTCGGAAATCTTATAGGGGAATATGTATGTAAGATGTTCAAAATCACGGAGCCTGTTTCTGTTGGACTTGCTTTCGGAACTGCTTCTCATGCAGTCGGGACTGCAAAAGCATTGGAACTTGGAGAAGTAGAGGGAGCAATGAGCGGACTTTCCGTCGCCGTTTCGGGGATTATAACCGTAGTGCTTGCAAATGTATTTGCTGTATTATTATAA
- a CDS encoding flavodoxin family protein, translated as MKVALINGQNHKGSTYNIGKILALKLTDEENIKEVFLPRDMPEFCTGCTACFMKSETLCPHYELVHPIDKIIHDSDVLIFTTPTYVFYSSGSMKAFLDHFGYRWLVHRPEAVMFKKQAVCISTAAGGGMKKACKDIKDSLDFWGIPKTYLFAVAVYSVKWSEVSEKVRAKIEKKTDTLARKLKKHEGKARVNLKTRIYFYGIRLAQKRGGLNKADVEYWIEKGYTEEKRPWKN; from the coding sequence TTGAAAGTAGCATTAATAAACGGACAGAACCATAAAGGCTCGACTTATAATATAGGTAAGATTTTAGCTTTGAAACTTACCGATGAAGAGAATATAAAAGAGGTATTCCTTCCAAGAGACATGCCTGAATTTTGTACGGGGTGTACTGCTTGCTTCATGAAAAGTGAAACACTGTGTCCTCATTATGAATTGGTTCATCCCATTGATAAGATAATTCATGATAGCGACGTTTTAATATTCACGACCCCCACGTATGTATTTTATTCGTCAGGTTCCATGAAAGCATTTCTCGACCATTTCGGTTATAGATGGCTTGTTCACAGACCCGAAGCTGTCATGTTCAAAAAGCAGGCGGTTTGTATTTCCACTGCGGCAGGCGGAGGAATGAAGAAAGCCTGCAAGGATATAAAGGACAGTCTTGATTTTTGGGGTATACCGAAGACTTACCTTTTCGCTGTAGCAGTATACTCGGTCAAATGGAGTGAAGTAAGTGAAAAGGTCAGAGCTAAAATAGAAAAGAAGACGGATACTTTGGCGAGGAAGCTTAAAAAGCATGAGGGTAAGGCAAGAGTAAATTTAAAAACGAGGATTTATTTTTACGGGATACGCCTTGCTCAAAAAAGAGGCGGGCTCAATAAAGCCGACGTCGAATACTGGATAGAAAAAGGTTATACCGAAGAGAAAAGACCTTGGAAAAATTAG
- a CDS encoding helix-turn-helix domain-containing protein has translation MELCSERDLSINKLAKLSNVAVSTIDNIVNGRCSNPRIFTIKKICEGFGMSVIEFFDFEGLKK, from the coding sequence ATAGAACTTTGCAGTGAAAGAGATTTATCGATAAATAAATTAGCCAAATTGTCCAACGTAGCTGTATCGACAATAGATAATATAGTAAATGGGCGATGCAGTAATCCAAGGATATTCACAATCAAAAAAATATGCGAAGGCTTTGGTATGTCTGTCATTGAATTTTTTGATTTTGAGGGTTTAAAAAAATAA
- a CDS encoding CidA/LrgA family protein produces MKYLYQFLIIALITFISELLNYMIPLTIPASIYGLVIMLVLLKSGVLKLKYIKDVGGFLLDTMPIMFVPIGVEIITIYSAMTDFIFPATVITIVTTIIVMVVTGLVSQKIIRRDKEDI; encoded by the coding sequence ATGAAATATTTATATCAATTTTTAATAATAGCATTAATAACGTTTATAAGCGAACTATTAAATTATATGATTCCGCTGACAATTCCCGCAAGTATTTACGGACTTGTTATAATGCTCGTTTTACTTAAAAGCGGGGTACTGAAACTTAAATATATTAAAGATGTAGGGGGCTTTTTGCTGGATACCATGCCTATCATGTTTGTACCTATAGGAGTCGAAATAATAACAATATATTCTGCTATGACCGATTTCATTTTCCCTGCGACAGTAATAACAATAGTGACTACTATAATCGTAATGGTCGTTACCGGTCTGGTATCGCAGAAAATCATAAGAAGAGATAAGGAGGATATTTAA
- the prmA gene encoding 50S ribosomal protein L11 methyltransferase yields MNYNEISIYTKSEGIDILTNALTEIGIDSFLIEDKADFENFLTDNRETWDLVDEDLMKKKDTPTNVKVYILEDENQNEVITKLKDKLNILKAADSEDILGSLDLGFNDIKEEDWANNWKKYFKPSKVGEKLVVKPTWEDYDNNEDRIILEIDPGASFGTGTHETTRLCLMGLEKYIKGGEDVIDVGCGSGILSIAAVKLGSSHVTGVDIDPMCIETSSYLSKINHVEDKFDVFIGDLAEKVDIKADIIVANIFAHIIKRLTPDTNRILKKGGIFISSGIIEETVDTVVESYKENNFEILEVNNMGEWYSVVGKRL; encoded by the coding sequence ATGAATTACAACGAAATAAGTATTTATACAAAGAGCGAAGGCATAGATATACTAACGAATGCTTTGACGGAAATCGGAATTGACAGTTTCCTAATCGAAGATAAAGCCGATTTTGAAAACTTCCTGACAGATAACAGAGAGACTTGGGATTTGGTTGACGAGGACTTAATGAAGAAAAAGGATACTCCGACAAACGTCAAAGTTTATATATTGGAAGATGAAAATCAAAATGAAGTAATAACTAAATTAAAAGATAAATTGAATATACTTAAGGCGGCAGACAGTGAAGATATTCTCGGAAGCCTTGATTTGGGTTTTAACGATATAAAAGAGGAAGACTGGGCAAATAACTGGAAGAAATATTTCAAGCCTTCAAAAGTAGGTGAAAAGCTTGTGGTCAAGCCTACATGGGAAGATTATGATAATAATGAAGACAGGATAATACTGGAAATAGACCCGGGGGCAAGCTTCGGTACGGGAACTCACGAGACTACAAGACTATGTCTAATGGGGCTTGAAAAGTATATAAAAGGGGGAGAAGACGTTATCGACGTCGGCTGCGGAAGCGGTATACTTTCCATTGCCGCGGTAAAACTCGGTAGCTCACATGTAACAGGAGTTGATATAGACCCTATGTGTATTGAGACTTCTTCTTATCTATCCAAGATAAACCATGTTGAAGATAAATTTGATGTGTTTATCGGAGACCTTGCGGAAAAGGTAGATATCAAAGCGGACATAATAGTTGCGAATATATTCGCTCATATAATAAAAAGGCTTACTCCCGATACGAACAGGATACTTAAAAAAGGAGGTATCTTTATCTCAAGCGGGATAATCGAAGAAACCGTTGATACTGTAGTGGAAAGCTACAAAGAAAATAATTTTGAAATACTTGAAGTTAATAATATGGGGGAATGGTATAGTGTTGTGGGGAAAAGACTTTAA
- a CDS encoding DegV family protein, producing MAFKIITDSASDVPKNIIDEFDLHVIPTPVVIDEKDYFDGETIFPKDFYSTLEDKTKDIKTYHINTEMFKSNFEPYAKSGDEVLYMCFSTGVAGTFNAANLAKDELLETYPDFDITIIDTKCASLGFGIPVYKLLKMQRNGADKETIIRAAKHFTEHMEHIVTVETLEYLYKGGRLSRLSFVVGGSLNIKPMIDIDENGALKAFAKVRGRKKAINKIIELVGERGKDLEDQIIGVVHGDREEEAIELAEILKEKYKVKEVIISYVGCAIGAHTGPGVIAAVFENESDGEFKKYLN from the coding sequence ATGGCCTTTAAGATAATTACAGACTCAGCAAGTGATGTGCCAAAAAATATAATAGACGAATTTGATCTTCATGTTATACCAACTCCCGTTGTTATAGACGAAAAAGATTATTTCGATGGAGAGACGATTTTTCCAAAGGATTTTTATTCAACACTTGAAGATAAAACAAAAGATATAAAAACATATCATATCAATACTGAAATGTTTAAAAGCAATTTTGAACCATATGCAAAAAGCGGAGACGAAGTACTTTATATGTGCTTCTCAACAGGAGTTGCGGGGACGTTCAACGCAGCTAACCTTGCAAAGGACGAGCTTTTAGAAACATATCCTGATTTTGATATAACGATAATAGATACAAAGTGTGCTTCACTTGGATTTGGTATCCCTGTTTACAAGTTGCTTAAAATGCAGAGAAACGGAGCAGACAAGGAAACGATAATAAGAGCCGCCAAGCACTTCACAGAACACATGGAACATATCGTAACTGTGGAAACATTGGAATATTTATACAAAGGCGGGAGACTTTCCAGATTATCATTCGTAGTGGGCGGAAGCTTAAATATAAAACCTATGATAGATATAGATGAAAACGGAGCATTAAAGGCTTTCGCTAAGGTAAGAGGCAGAAAAAAAGCTATAAATAAAATCATAGAACTTGTGGGTGAAAGAGGAAAAGACCTTGAAGACCAAATAATAGGTGTCGTTCACGGAGACAGAGAAGAAGAAGCAATAGAACTTGCGGAAATTTTAAAAGAAAAATATAAGGTTAAAGAAGTCATAATAAGTTATGTTGGCTGTGCTATAGGAGCACATACGGGTCCGGGTGTTATCGCAGCAGTATTTGAAAACGAAAGCGACGGAGAATTTAAAAAGTATTTGAACTAA
- a CDS encoding ribbon-helix-helix protein, CopG family has translation MARLGRKPSENPKNIMLRIRIDKETLARLDFCCEKENVNRSEFLRNGIDEKYAELNK, from the coding sequence ATGGCTAGATTAGGCAGAAAACCTTCAGAAAATCCTAAAAATATTATGCTTAGAATTAGAATTGATAAAGAAACATTAGCAAGATTAGACTTTTGTTGTGAAAAAGAAAATGTTAATCGTTCCGAATTTCTAAGAAATGGGATAGATGAAAAGTATGCAGAATTGAACAAATAA
- a CDS encoding helix-turn-helix domain-containing protein codes for MDTVEAIKIRILQLCEEESISINKLANYSGLAPSTLKGILYDRSRNPKIITLKIICDGLNITLAEFFTSSEFNDLE; via the coding sequence ATGGATACGGTAGAAGCAATTAAAATAAGGATTTTGCAGTTGTGTGAGGAAGAGAGTATTAGTATAAATAAATTGGCAAATTACAGTGGTTTAGCTCCTTCTACATTAAAAGGCATTTTATATGATAGAAGCAGAAATCCTAAAATAATTACTCTAAAAATAATTTGTGATGGTCTAAATATAACCTTGGCAGAATTTTTCACATCATCTGAATTTAATGATCTTGAATAG
- a CDS encoding peroxiredoxin, translated as MLEVKTKAPDFTLKDKDGKEVSLSDFKGKKVVVYFYPKDDTPGCTKQACNFRDNFNTFVSNDIAVIGISRDDETSHADFINKYDLPFILLSDPSEKVLKAYDVLDENSPTLGVVRTTYVIDENGIIEKANSNVKAEIDGEDVLNYLGVL; from the coding sequence ATGTTAGAAGTAAAAACAAAAGCACCTGACTTTACGCTTAAAGATAAAGACGGGAAAGAAGTGAGCTTATCGGATTTTAAAGGGAAAAAGGTAGTAGTTTATTTTTATCCGAAAGATGATACTCCGGGATGTACAAAACAGGCGTGCAATTTCAGAGATAATTTCAATACATTCGTAAGTAATGATATCGCGGTCATAGGTATAAGCAGAGATGATGAGACATCTCATGCAGACTTTATAAATAAATATGACTTGCCTTTTATCCTGCTTTCTGACCCATCTGAAAAAGTATTAAAAGCGTATGACGTTTTGGATGAAAACAGTCCTACTTTGGGAGTTGTCAGAACGACTTATGTTATAGATGAAAACGGGATTATAGAAAAAGCTAATTCAAATGTAAAAGCCGAAATCGACGGTGAAGATGTGCTTAATTATTTAGGAGTTCTATAA